In one Sphingobacterium daejeonense genomic region, the following are encoded:
- a CDS encoding proton-conducting transporter transmembrane domain-containing protein produces the protein MNDFVFQVTDSIDHIIRSIPLFKVEFALCIGFLLSIACTLIFDKYWKQSSFFITILTIISAFIILLTQHDYTNHGFYGMLTVDKTSFFARVFISLGLFVSTIFLQQHFANRDFKKRKGDLYSILLAAGIGLNLFSMTTHWLMAFIAIEMVSICSYILVGYFSENKKQAEAAMKYALFWFCMFSGYVIWVVFDLWFYRRP, from the coding sequence ATGAATGATTTTGTATTCCAGGTAACAGATAGTATAGACCATATCATTCGGTCAATTCCTTTGTTCAAGGTTGAATTTGCCTTGTGTATTGGCTTTCTGTTGAGTATAGCTTGTACTCTTATTTTTGATAAATATTGGAAGCAATCTTCTTTCTTCATTACAATCCTGACTATAATTTCTGCATTTATCATTTTATTGACCCAACATGATTATACCAATCATGGGTTCTATGGCATGTTAACGGTTGACAAAACCTCATTTTTCGCTAGGGTTTTTATCTCTCTTGGATTATTTGTTTCAACGATATTCTTACAGCAACATTTTGCAAACAGAGATTTCAAGAAAAGAAAAGGTGATCTTTATAGTATTTTACTTGCAGCAGGGATTGGTCTGAATTTATTTTCAATGACCACCCATTGGTTGATGGCGTTTATTGCGATTGAAATGGTTTCCATCTGTTCTTATATATTAGTTGGTTATTTTTCTGAGAACAAGAAACAGGCAGAGGCGGCGATGAAATATGCCTTATTTTGGTTCTGCATGTTCAGCGGTTATGTTATATGGGTTGTCTTTGATCTATGGTTTTACCGGCGACCTTAA